Proteins encoded within one genomic window of Geotalea daltonii FRC-32:
- a CDS encoding class I SAM-dependent methyltransferase — protein MNEREYERMFRVEDSHWWYAGLHELILETVAGEKHEEPLAILDAGCGTGRLCQLLQSFGTVAGCDASPQALAFSRSRGVSGLFHADLNNVDLGEKRYDVITSIDVLYHQAVTDEENIISRFYRALKPGGLLVLNLVAFEFLRSTHDIAVHTRKRYTLGGLLPSLKGQGYSIEKATYRLGLLFFPIAFYRLAKKLLPRSSQREQVDSDVYLPPSVINSLLLQLVRAENSFLHHCSLPFGTSVYIAARRPLI, from the coding sequence ATGAACGAGCGGGAATATGAGCGGATGTTCAGGGTGGAAGACAGTCACTGGTGGTATGCCGGGCTGCATGAGCTGATCCTGGAAACGGTGGCAGGTGAAAAGCATGAAGAGCCCCTTGCCATTCTCGACGCCGGCTGCGGTACGGGACGTCTTTGCCAGCTTCTGCAGTCGTTCGGGACTGTGGCAGGCTGCGATGCGTCGCCGCAAGCTTTGGCTTTCAGCCGTTCCCGTGGAGTGAGCGGCCTGTTTCATGCCGACCTTAACAATGTTGATCTGGGTGAAAAACGGTACGATGTAATTACCTCCATCGATGTCCTCTACCACCAAGCGGTTACTGACGAAGAAAATATCATTTCCCGGTTTTACCGGGCACTGAAACCGGGAGGCCTTCTCGTCCTCAACCTGGTTGCCTTCGAGTTCCTCCGCAGCACCCATGATATCGCCGTTCACACCCGCAAGCGATATACTCTCGGTGGACTGTTACCATCCCTCAAGGGACAGGGATACAGCATCGAAAAAGCCACCTATCGTCTCGGGCTCCTCTTTTTCCCCATCGCTTTCTACAGATTGGCAAAGAAATTACTTCCCCGTTCGTCGCAACGTGAGCAGGTTGATTCTGATGTTTACCTGCCGCCATCGGTGATCAATTCCTTGCTTCTGCAGCTTGTTCGTGCAGAAAATAGTTTTCTGCACCATTGCAGTCTCCCCTTTGGCACTTCAGTATATATAGCGGCACGCCGACCGTTAATATGA
- the ftsH gene encoding ATP-dependent zinc metalloprotease FtsH, whose translation MSSKQIRLIKILVLLLIFTAVAFGASTWKERRDEEKNRISYTAFVDKVNAGEISKVRSEGDAITAHGQSGARFILHRPMDAELSKLLLARHIDFAATPPAAPSHWVELCLLLVVLVPIFLIMKKLALFGRSKAKLSDRSSTDTCFTDVAGADEAKSDLLETVEFLRDPGKFSRLGGKMLTGILLVGPPGTGKTLLARAVAGEAGVPFFSMSGSEFVEMYVGVGSSRVRDLFAQGHKAAPCIIFIDELDAVGRKRDAGGNGANDERDQTLNQLLVEMDGFCVNKGVVVIAATNRPEVLDPALLRPGRFDRQVTVGTPDIKGREDILKVHTRDVPLDEGVDLRLVARGTPGFSGADLANLINEAAIIAAKGGKPTVEMADLDMARDKVLMGAERKSMVLSDQVKLSTAWHEAGHVMVAKLVPGCDPVHKVSIIPRGRALGVTVQIPEEDIYSYTKEMLLAHIKVLMGGRAAEDLVFNTTTTGAGNDLARATDVARKMVCEWGMSEAFGPVAFGSHESTKTGDGAAVKGFSDATAVEIDTEIRSIVTTSYDQVRRLLQANMETMEALTRELVARETLGSADIDTIFSRQ comes from the coding sequence ATGAGTTCAAAGCAGATTCGTCTGATAAAAATATTAGTGCTGTTACTGATCTTCACCGCCGTTGCCTTTGGGGCGTCGACCTGGAAGGAGCGGCGCGACGAGGAAAAAAACCGCATCAGCTACACAGCCTTTGTCGACAAGGTAAATGCCGGTGAAATTTCGAAGGTGAGGAGCGAAGGGGACGCAATTACCGCCCATGGCCAGTCTGGGGCCAGGTTCATCCTCCATAGACCCATGGATGCCGAGCTGTCGAAGCTGCTTTTGGCCCGGCACATCGATTTTGCCGCAACACCCCCGGCAGCGCCTTCCCATTGGGTGGAGCTGTGCCTGCTTCTGGTGGTGCTGGTGCCGATATTCCTGATCATGAAGAAGCTGGCTCTTTTCGGGAGGAGCAAGGCGAAGCTTTCCGATCGATCCAGCACCGATACCTGTTTTACAGACGTGGCCGGAGCCGATGAGGCGAAAAGCGACCTGCTGGAGACGGTGGAATTCCTGCGGGATCCGGGAAAATTCTCCCGGCTGGGTGGTAAAATGCTGACCGGCATTCTGCTTGTCGGTCCCCCGGGGACAGGGAAAACCCTTCTTGCACGTGCTGTTGCCGGAGAAGCAGGAGTACCCTTTTTTTCCATGTCAGGATCGGAGTTTGTCGAGATGTACGTGGGAGTGGGGTCGTCCAGGGTCCGGGACCTGTTTGCCCAGGGGCATAAAGCGGCGCCCTGCATAATTTTCATTGACGAACTTGACGCCGTCGGCCGCAAGCGTGACGCCGGCGGCAACGGGGCCAATGATGAGCGGGATCAAACACTCAACCAGCTGTTGGTGGAGATGGATGGCTTCTGTGTCAACAAGGGTGTTGTCGTCATAGCTGCCACCAACCGGCCGGAGGTGCTGGATCCGGCACTGTTGAGACCGGGACGCTTCGACCGGCAGGTGACCGTTGGGACTCCCGATATCAAGGGCCGCGAAGACATACTCAAGGTGCATACCAGAGATGTGCCTCTGGATGAGGGTGTGGATCTGCGTCTTGTTGCTCGGGGTACGCCCGGCTTCTCCGGTGCCGATTTGGCCAATCTGATCAATGAAGCTGCGATAATTGCCGCAAAGGGAGGCAAGCCGACCGTGGAGATGGCCGACCTGGACATGGCGCGGGACAAGGTGCTGATGGGAGCAGAGAGGAAATCAATGGTCCTTTCAGACCAGGTGAAGCTGAGCACTGCCTGGCATGAGGCGGGCCATGTCATGGTGGCCAAGCTGGTGCCTGGCTGCGACCCGGTGCACAAGGTATCGATCATTCCTCGTGGGCGAGCCCTGGGTGTAACGGTGCAGATCCCTGAAGAAGACATTTACAGCTATACGAAGGAGATGCTGCTGGCACACATCAAGGTGCTGATGGGGGGGAGGGCTGCCGAGGATCTTGTCTTCAATACCACTACCACCGGTGCCGGCAATGACCTGGCCCGGGCAACGGATGTGGCACGGAAGATGGTCTGCGAATGGGGTATGTCAGAAGCGTTCGGTCCTGTGGCCTTTGGTAGTCATGAAAGCACAAAGACCGGAGATGGTGCTGCAGTCAAGGGTTTCAGCGATGCCACGGCAGTGGAGATCGATACCGAGATCCGGTCCATAGTAACCACGTCCTACGATCAGGTGCGTCGGCTGCTTCAGGCCAATATGGAGACGATGGAGGCTCTGACCCGCGAGCTTGTTGCCAGGGAGACCCTGGGAAGCGCCGACATAGACACCATATTCAGCCGGCAATGA
- a CDS encoding DegT/DnrJ/EryC1/StrS family aminotransferase: MKNSDTDVIQVRYWDYRDNYQQHREKILDVVDKVFSSGRLILGSMVSEFEEEFSAFCGAQFGIGVNSGTDALFLALKALNIGAGAEVITVSNTAVPTVAAIRSAGATPVFVDVEDDTFLMDVTRLEQAVTSATRCILPVHLYGQAVDMAPLLQLAANRNIHVVEDCAQAAGALYQGKRVGSFGDIGTFSFYPTKILGAYGDAGMTVTNRPELKERLKRLRFYGMEGGYYSEEEGYNSRLDEVQAAILKLQLPELNEEVMGRAKLAAIYNEGLRGLGDVTLPVVRDGRTHQWYLYTIRTGRRDALMQHLTAAGIETRINYPTPIHLMRGYRFLGYGEGSLPVTERLAGEILSLPMYPQLPESHAERVIEAIREFFQGH; this comes from the coding sequence ATGAAGAACTCCGATACTGATGTTATTCAGGTTCGCTATTGGGACTACAGGGATAATTATCAGCAGCATCGTGAAAAGATACTGGACGTGGTAGACAAGGTTTTTTCCTCGGGGCGCCTCATCCTGGGGAGCATGGTGTCCGAATTTGAGGAGGAATTCTCCGCCTTCTGCGGCGCTCAATTCGGCATTGGTGTCAATTCAGGGACCGATGCGCTGTTCCTTGCGCTGAAAGCCTTGAATATAGGGGCAGGGGCAGAGGTGATAACCGTTTCCAACACCGCAGTGCCGACTGTAGCCGCCATCAGGTCAGCCGGCGCCACCCCTGTTTTTGTCGATGTTGAAGATGATACCTTTCTCATGGATGTGACACGGCTGGAGCAGGCTGTAACCTCTGCCACCCGATGCATACTTCCTGTCCATCTCTACGGTCAGGCGGTGGATATGGCGCCGCTTCTGCAACTGGCAGCTAACAGGAATATTCATGTGGTTGAAGACTGTGCCCAGGCAGCTGGTGCCTTGTACCAGGGGAAACGGGTCGGAAGCTTCGGGGACATTGGTACCTTTTCCTTCTATCCGACCAAGATCCTTGGGGCTTACGGCGATGCCGGGATGACTGTCACCAACAGGCCGGAGCTGAAAGAACGCCTGAAAAGACTACGTTTTTACGGCATGGAAGGTGGATATTACTCCGAAGAAGAGGGTTACAACTCAAGACTGGATGAGGTTCAGGCTGCCATCCTCAAGCTGCAACTGCCAGAGCTGAATGAAGAAGTCATGGGCCGGGCAAAGCTGGCCGCAATATACAATGAAGGGCTGCGCGGTTTGGGGGACGTGACTCTGCCGGTTGTCCGCGACGGCAGAACGCACCAGTGGTATCTGTACACCATCAGGACCGGCCGACGCGATGCCCTCATGCAGCATCTGACAGCAGCGGGGATTGAAACCCGCATCAACTATCCCACACCCATTCATCTCATGCGCGGCTACCGGTTTCTCGGTTACGGGGAAGGGAGCCTTCCGGTAACGGAAAGGCTGGCAGGAGAAATCCTGTCGCTGCCCATGTACCCTCAGCTGCCCGAGAGTCATGCGGAGCGGGTAATCGAGGCTATCCGTGAATTTTTCCAGGGGCATTAG
- a CDS encoding NDP-hexose 2,3-dehydratase family protein — MATIRKQAIRVDQGSEMAAVRSHVLGFGGDVAAEIHYSRTTSKSIHSDDYIEAWIARRLASPRLQVKPIPLAAMGHWLIESGTGNIIHDSGMFFTITGVKARHRSLGGDMEWDQPIIDQPEIGILGILVKSINGVLHFCLQAKEEPGNINSVQLSPTVQATYSNYTKAHGGAVPPLVGYFLNPQRQRVLFAKLQTEDGGRFLFKSNRNMIVRVGEGELEELPDPFIWLTLRQIALLLRRDNLVHACTRSIISSLVLSRASQTSCAEGVMSLAEAIQWLDDEKAANHITVKRQGLKTLKEWSLDEDCCFSHREKRFFRVIGIDVKSVGREVSAWSQPILDNPEMGIIGLLTQVRQGERHFLMQAKAEVGNRSMVQLGPTVQFTPSNYAGNEKLPKPFLFDDFSAGSLFPFSWQNYQAEEGARFYREAHLHRIAELPEGDELPLPQGFCWMSETQLRFFLHLGETVNSCARSIISCLL, encoded by the coding sequence ATGGCTACAATAAGAAAACAGGCAATTAGGGTAGACCAGGGTTCAGAGATGGCCGCTGTAAGGTCCCATGTCTTGGGCTTTGGCGGGGATGTCGCTGCAGAAATCCATTATTCGCGGACTACCAGCAAATCTATCCATTCCGACGATTATATTGAGGCCTGGATAGCCCGGCGACTGGCTTCTCCTCGACTGCAGGTAAAACCGATTCCTTTGGCGGCGATGGGTCACTGGCTCATCGAATCGGGTACAGGCAATATAATTCATGACTCCGGCATGTTTTTCACCATTACCGGGGTCAAGGCCAGACATCGAAGTCTTGGCGGCGATATGGAATGGGACCAGCCGATAATAGACCAGCCGGAAATCGGCATCCTCGGCATCCTCGTCAAGAGCATCAACGGAGTTTTGCATTTCTGCCTTCAGGCAAAGGAGGAACCGGGCAACATCAATTCGGTTCAATTGTCACCAACGGTTCAGGCAACCTACAGCAATTATACTAAAGCTCACGGCGGGGCAGTTCCGCCGCTGGTCGGTTACTTCCTGAATCCGCAACGGCAACGGGTGCTTTTTGCCAAACTGCAGACAGAAGATGGGGGCCGCTTTCTCTTTAAATCCAACCGAAACATGATTGTTCGGGTAGGGGAAGGTGAATTGGAGGAACTGCCCGATCCCTTTATCTGGCTCACACTTCGCCAGATAGCATTGCTGCTCAGGCGCGACAATCTGGTCCACGCCTGCACCCGCAGCATTATTTCCTCGCTGGTGCTCTCAAGAGCCAGCCAGACCTCTTGTGCAGAAGGAGTAATGTCGCTTGCCGAGGCAATCCAGTGGCTGGACGATGAAAAGGCGGCAAATCATATTACGGTGAAGCGCCAAGGGCTGAAGACGCTTAAGGAATGGTCACTGGACGAGGATTGCTGCTTTTCACACCGGGAGAAACGCTTCTTCAGGGTTATAGGCATTGATGTTAAATCGGTTGGCCGGGAAGTTTCGGCCTGGAGTCAGCCCATCCTCGACAATCCTGAAATGGGCATAATCGGCCTTCTTACCCAAGTACGCCAGGGGGAGCGGCATTTCCTCATGCAGGCCAAGGCTGAAGTGGGCAACAGAAGCATGGTCCAGCTAGGACCGACTGTGCAGTTCACCCCCAGCAACTATGCCGGCAATGAAAAGCTACCGAAACCATTCCTCTTCGACGATTTTTCCGCCGGCAGTCTCTTTCCGTTTTCATGGCAAAACTATCAGGCCGAGGAGGGCGCCCGTTTTTACCGTGAGGCGCATCTGCACCGTATTGCGGAGCTCCCGGAGGGGGACGAACTGCCACTCCCGCAAGGCTTTTGCTGGATGTCTGAGACCCAACTCCGTTTTTTCCTCCATTTGGGAGAAACTGTCAATTCGTGTGCGCGCAGCATCATTTCGTGCCTCCTTTAA
- a CDS encoding tetratricopeptide repeat protein has protein sequence MRKASQLSGKKPESANKGISSSSADLDQINLWHEPFVHVMLIVVAGFVVYFNTITTPFLFDDITYLVTNPAIREFSFFTDSDRLFSLGILPDVKNNFLLRPVSYFTYALNYAVHGLDVRGYHLTNLIIHIGNGLLVYLMVSLALHTPAMLTDDEKENSAQAVSHTWFPLFSALFFVCHPLQTQAVTYIIQRFTSLVVLFYLGSLVLYAKSRLAKTATSQRVWYVLALFSAVIAMNTKENAFTLPLAIILFELMFFSGHMGRRLVRLIPFLLTMLIIPIRLAQLSSMAKPVEADVLVDSINLVNFSGVSSWHYLITQFGVIATYLRLLVLPIGQNFDYDYHLQTQFFSLGVMLPLFLLLLIMGTGVYLYCRSWGPDRPQAPLYKLAAFGIFWFFLTLSVESSIVPIDDLIFEHRVYLPSIGFFLSALALAAIIYRRLANRFIFTSTMANGLLAVILISLSIAGVVRNSVWQDEVSFWRDITDKSPNKARAHYGLGAALVQQAALENKIDSGTSKNGGREKMEAGLKELRTAIKLRPDYLLAHVCLGKTLSDLKQFDEATTELLTAARLNPNSPLPHIFLGESYENRGEFTNARNEYTTAIAADPTHPEAHLRLGKLHAKEGNLPDAIAELEKSYLVYPNETTQKQIDDLKAKLTLAGK, from the coding sequence ATGAGAAAAGCTTCCCAGCTCTCCGGAAAAAAGCCGGAATCGGCCAATAAAGGTATTTCTTCGTCAAGTGCCGACCTGGACCAGATCAACCTTTGGCATGAGCCGTTCGTTCATGTCATGCTCATTGTTGTCGCCGGCTTCGTTGTCTATTTCAACACCATCACCACCCCCTTCCTGTTTGACGACATAACCTACCTCGTCACGAACCCGGCGATTAGGGAATTCAGCTTTTTCACCGACAGTGATCGGTTGTTCAGTCTGGGCATTCTTCCCGATGTTAAAAACAATTTTCTCCTGAGGCCGGTTTCCTATTTTACCTACGCCTTGAACTACGCAGTCCATGGCCTCGATGTAAGGGGCTACCATCTCACCAATCTGATCATTCACATTGGCAACGGGCTACTGGTCTATCTGATGGTTTCATTAGCCTTACACACCCCGGCAATGCTGACAGATGACGAGAAGGAAAATTCTGCACAAGCCGTGTCTCATACGTGGTTTCCACTTTTCAGCGCCTTGTTCTTTGTCTGCCATCCCCTGCAAACTCAGGCTGTAACCTATATCATTCAAAGATTTACGTCACTTGTAGTCCTTTTTTATCTGGGATCTCTGGTGCTGTATGCGAAAAGCAGGTTAGCCAAGACCGCGACATCTCAAAGGGTGTGGTATGTTCTTGCACTTTTCTCCGCGGTCATTGCAATGAATACCAAGGAAAATGCCTTCACCCTCCCCTTGGCGATCATTCTCTTCGAACTGATGTTTTTCTCGGGCCACATGGGCAGGAGGCTTGTCCGCTTGATTCCTTTCCTGCTGACAATGTTGATTATACCTATCCGTCTCGCCCAACTGTCTTCCATGGCAAAACCTGTGGAGGCAGATGTCCTTGTCGACTCCATAAACCTGGTCAACTTCAGCGGGGTTTCTTCATGGCATTATCTGATAACCCAGTTCGGTGTCATCGCCACTTACCTGCGGCTGCTTGTTCTGCCCATCGGCCAGAATTTCGATTACGACTACCATCTGCAGACACAATTCTTCAGCCTAGGGGTGATGCTTCCTCTCTTCCTGCTTCTTCTCATCATGGGCACAGGCGTCTATCTTTACTGTCGGTCATGGGGTCCCGATCGTCCGCAAGCTCCTTTGTACAAGCTGGCTGCCTTCGGTATCTTCTGGTTTTTTCTTACCCTGTCAGTGGAATCAAGTATCGTTCCCATAGATGACCTGATCTTCGAGCACCGGGTATACCTCCCCTCAATAGGGTTTTTCCTCTCTGCATTGGCACTGGCAGCCATTATCTACCGCCGCCTGGCCAACCGATTCATCTTTACAAGCACGATGGCGAATGGCTTACTTGCTGTCATCCTGATAAGTTTGTCAATCGCAGGTGTTGTCAGAAATTCGGTCTGGCAGGATGAGGTGAGCTTTTGGCGGGATATCACCGACAAGAGCCCCAACAAGGCCAGGGCTCACTATGGATTAGGAGCCGCCCTGGTGCAGCAGGCAGCCCTTGAGAACAAGATCGATTCCGGCACGTCCAAAAACGGCGGCCGGGAAAAAATGGAAGCAGGGCTCAAAGAGTTACGCACGGCGATAAAGCTCCGGCCCGATTATCTGCTGGCCCATGTCTGCCTTGGGAAAACCCTCTCCGATCTAAAGCAGTTCGATGAGGCAACCACCGAGCTGTTGACAGCAGCGCGATTGAATCCGAACAGCCCCCTGCCACATATCTTTCTCGGGGAATCATATGAAAACAGGGGAGAGTTTACTAATGCCAGAAATGAGTATACCACTGCTATAGCGGCTGATCCGACCCATCCCGAGGCTCACTTGCGCCTGGGAAAGCTTCATGCCAAGGAAGGAAACCTGCCAGATGCCATTGCTGAACTGGAAAAATCATATCTTGTGTACCCGAACGAGACGACGCAAAAGCAGATTGATGACCTGAAAGCAAAACTGACGCTGGCTGGAAAGTAA
- a CDS encoding response regulator, whose translation MRKILLVSDSPSFRERNKSLLEKARFRLFTAASALEALQLQREIGADLIIAMLDLPDMGGDMLCSMIRQGKDTCLVPIMLVCYHSPEAMARAERCGANAWIIKPVHPHLLLREVCNLLTTQKPREHRVKLKTHVNGIYESMKFSGISHNISVSGVLCETALELAPDDLIKNMSIKVNAGEVMTDGKVVRKVALSDGRFNYGVQFLNPSNACRQQIGKFVAASLVAHAPLSKGRG comes from the coding sequence ATGCGAAAAATACTTCTCGTCAGCGATTCACCCAGCTTCCGGGAAAGGAACAAGTCTCTGCTGGAGAAAGCACGTTTCCGGCTCTTTACGGCGGCTTCTGCCTTGGAAGCACTTCAGCTGCAGCGGGAAATCGGCGCTGATCTGATCATTGCCATGCTGGACCTGCCGGACATGGGGGGAGACATGCTCTGTTCAATGATCCGCCAGGGCAAAGATACCTGCCTGGTTCCAATAATGCTGGTCTGCTACCATTCTCCCGAGGCAATGGCCCGCGCAGAACGATGCGGAGCCAATGCATGGATCATCAAACCGGTACACCCTCATCTGCTCCTCAGGGAAGTGTGCAATCTTTTGACTACCCAGAAACCCCGTGAGCATCGGGTAAAGCTGAAAACCCACGTCAACGGCATTTATGAGAGCATGAAGTTTTCCGGTATCTCGCACAATATCAGTGTTTCGGGGGTCCTCTGTGAGACGGCCCTGGAACTTGCCCCCGATGATCTGATAAAAAACATGTCCATCAAGGTCAATGCCGGTGAAGTAATGACAGATGGCAAGGTGGTGAGAAAGGTGGCGTTGTCCGACGGCAGGTTCAATTATGGTGTCCAGTTTTTGAATCCTTCCAATGCCTGTCGCCAGCAGATCGGAAAATTCGTTGCAGCCAGCCTTGTAGCGCATGCTCCATTGTCTAAAGGACGTGGTTGA
- a CDS encoding ABC-F family ATP-binding cassette domain-containing protein: MITATNITLGYGKRILFKDVNIKFTPGNCYGLIGANGAGKSTFLKILSGEISPDKGEVSIGPRERMAVLRQDQFAFDEETVFNTVIMGHGQLYKVMAEREAIYAKPDFSEADGVRSAELEAEFAEMNGYEAESEAAVLLNGLGIPEELRQKRMKELEGGDKVRVLLAQALFGNPDVLLLDEPTNNLDLKSITWLEDFLSRFANTVIVVSHDRHFLNQVCTHTADIDFSRIQVYVGNYDFWYHASQLNLKQKQNENRKVSEKAEELKAFIQRFSSNASKAKQATSRKKLLDKLTLEDMPVSSRKYPHIMFKPERPCGDIILEVKGLTKVVDGVKVLDNFDLIVRKGDKIAFVGGNGLARTTLFQILAGEMEPDSGSFRWGVTINHAYFPKEHSAYFDNDLTLIQWLGQYSPPTEGETFARGFLGRMLFSGDEATKKTSVLSGGEKVRCMLARMMLTGANVLILDEPTNHLDLESITALNDGLIAYGDVILFASHDHEFVSTVANRIIELTPCGVIDRVMGFDDYLESAEVAAERDRLYHGHADLTL; the protein is encoded by the coding sequence ATGATAACGGCGACAAATATCACACTGGGTTACGGCAAACGCATCCTCTTCAAGGATGTGAACATCAAGTTTACCCCCGGTAATTGCTATGGACTGATCGGCGCAAACGGTGCCGGCAAATCCACCTTTCTCAAGATACTTTCCGGTGAGATCTCCCCGGATAAGGGCGAGGTCAGCATCGGCCCCCGCGAGCGGATGGCAGTGCTGCGTCAGGACCAGTTCGCCTTCGATGAGGAAACGGTGTTCAACACGGTCATCATGGGGCATGGGCAGCTTTACAAGGTAATGGCCGAGCGGGAGGCTATCTATGCCAAACCTGATTTCAGTGAGGCTGACGGGGTTCGTTCGGCTGAACTGGAGGCGGAATTTGCCGAGATGAATGGCTATGAGGCCGAATCAGAAGCGGCGGTGCTGCTCAATGGTCTTGGCATACCGGAAGAACTGCGACAGAAACGGATGAAGGAGCTGGAGGGTGGTGACAAGGTGCGGGTGCTGCTGGCCCAGGCCCTGTTCGGCAACCCGGATGTGCTGTTGCTGGACGAACCGACCAACAACCTGGATCTCAAGTCCATCACCTGGCTGGAGGACTTCCTTTCCCGCTTTGCCAACACGGTGATCGTCGTTTCTCACGACCGCCACTTCCTGAATCAAGTCTGTACCCACACTGCCGATATCGACTTCAGCCGCATCCAGGTATATGTGGGCAATTACGATTTCTGGTACCATGCCAGCCAGCTCAATCTGAAGCAGAAGCAGAACGAGAACCGCAAGGTCTCGGAGAAGGCCGAAGAATTGAAGGCATTCATCCAGCGCTTTTCTTCCAATGCCTCTAAGGCAAAGCAGGCCACCTCCAGAAAGAAACTCCTGGACAAGCTGACCCTGGAGGATATGCCGGTATCGAGCCGAAAGTATCCGCACATCATGTTCAAGCCCGAGCGCCCGTGCGGTGACATCATTCTCGAGGTCAAGGGGCTGACCAAGGTGGTGGACGGGGTGAAGGTGCTGGACAACTTTGACCTGATTGTGCGCAAAGGGGACAAGATTGCCTTTGTCGGCGGCAATGGCCTGGCTCGCACCACGCTGTTCCAGATCCTGGCCGGTGAAATGGAACCTGACAGCGGCTCTTTCCGCTGGGGGGTGACGATCAATCATGCCTATTTCCCCAAGGAGCACAGCGCCTATTTCGACAACGACCTCACCCTCATCCAATGGCTCGGTCAGTATTCACCCCCTACCGAGGGAGAGACCTTTGCCAGGGGCTTTTTGGGCAGGATGCTCTTCTCCGGTGATGAAGCGACCAAAAAGACCAGTGTCCTTTCCGGAGGCGAAAAGGTCCGCTGCATGCTGGCCCGCATGATGCTGACCGGGGCCAACGTCCTGATCCTGGATGAACCGACCAACCACCTGGACCTGGAATCGATTACCGCCCTCAACGATGGTCTCATTGCCTATGGCGACGTCATACTTTTTGCCTCCCACGACCATGAGTTCGTCTCTACCGTGGCTAACCGCATTATAGAGCTCACTCCCTGCGGTGTCATCGATCGTGTCATGGGCTTTGACGACTATCTTGAGAGCGCAGAGGTGGCGGCGGAGCGGGACAGGCTTTATCACGGCCATGCGGACCTTACCCTGTGA
- a CDS encoding Gfo/Idh/MocA family protein — MTGCSEKLPIGILGCSDIARRKFIPALGKTKSAVLQAIASSHPVKAAIAHPDLPVEPVSYEALLADPGIRLLYISLPNHLHEEFALRALQGGKHVICEKPLGLSTASVKRMLACAEEKGLLLFENLMYLHHPQHAAVKKVIERGEIGRIRTLRSVFCFPCPGDGNFRLDPARGGGAFNDLARYAVSTARHFLRGRCHSFRGYALDRNGLNVAIHGTALTTAQEVFTYSLAFGQSYESSYEIVGEQGKIRVDRAYTTPSEMANHIQVTSGGKDASFTIPPADHFQLMIQDACSMVLSGRGFKEMHTRNLQLADMAEQMEKGCHHEELRY, encoded by the coding sequence ATGACCGGCTGCAGCGAAAAATTGCCCATCGGCATCCTTGGCTGTTCGGATATAGCCCGGCGCAAGTTCATTCCCGCCCTGGGAAAGACGAAGTCGGCCGTTCTGCAGGCCATTGCCAGCAGCCACCCGGTAAAGGCGGCGATAGCTCACCCTGACCTGCCGGTTGAACCGGTCAGTTACGAAGCGCTACTGGCTGATCCAGGGATACGGCTTTTGTATATTTCGCTGCCCAATCACCTTCACGAGGAGTTTGCCCTCCGCGCCCTGCAGGGGGGGAAACATGTCATCTGTGAAAAACCCCTCGGCCTTTCGACAGCTTCAGTCAAGCGAATGCTTGCCTGCGCCGAGGAGAAAGGGCTTCTGCTCTTCGAAAATCTCATGTACCTCCATCATCCCCAGCATGCTGCAGTGAAGAAGGTAATAGAAAGGGGAGAAATCGGCCGCATCAGGACCCTGCGCAGCGTCTTCTGTTTTCCCTGTCCCGGCGATGGTAATTTCAGGCTCGATCCGGCCCGGGGGGGAGGAGCATTTAACGACCTGGCACGTTATGCGGTCAGCACAGCCCGGCATTTTCTCCGGGGCCGGTGTCACTCTTTCAGAGGCTATGCTCTGGACCGCAACGGCCTCAATGTGGCCATTCATGGCACCGCCCTGACCACGGCCCAGGAAGTTTTTACATACTCCCTGGCCTTCGGCCAGTCATACGAAAGCAGCTATGAGATTGTCGGTGAGCAGGGGAAGATCAGGGTGGATCGTGCCTATACGACGCCTTCCGAAATGGCAAACCACATCCAGGTCACCAGCGGTGGCAAGGATGCTTCATTCACCATACCACCCGCCGATCACTTCCAGCTCATGATCCAGGATGCCTGCAGCATGGTCCTCAGTGGTAGGGGCTTTAAAGAGATGCACACACGGAATCTGCAACTGGCGGACATGGCAGAGCAGATGGAAAAAGGATGTCACCATGAAGAACTCCGATACTGA
- a CDS encoding lmo0937 family membrane protein: protein MLWTIVVVLLILWLLGLVTSYTLGGLVHLLLIIAIIMVIVNLISGRRPL from the coding sequence ATGCTATGGACAATCGTAGTGGTCCTGCTGATTCTATGGTTGCTGGGACTCGTTACCAGCTATACTCTGGGAGGGTTGGTCCATCTTCTGCTGATCATAGCCATCATCATGGTCATTGTTAATCTTATCTCAGGGCGGCGGCCATTGTAG